A portion of the Herpetosiphonaceae bacterium genome contains these proteins:
- a CDS encoding RiPP maturation radical SAM C-methyltransferase: protein MRILLVNMPWHALDYPSIALGILHARIAACEERHEISELYANLRWAEYILEHGEADPNSYIDVADHGFFYGVGEWVFSSALYRQPGHNLEEYCAYLEQHGFDSRAAARLHGLAPAFIEELAQEIVAQGYDLIGFTTTFLQNVPSLSLAQRLRELQPDLRIAFGGGNCDGIQGVTLHRNFPFIDFVVRGEGEQAFVQLLDALGGHGDLAAIEGLCWRDSSGAPVVNRDRTIAYPIGSVPMPIYDTYFEMMDQSPVAGYVEPKLVVESSRGCWWGEKHQCTFCGLNGSMIKFRSKRPDAVFAEIDTLVRKYHALDIVMVDNIMDMGYFKALIPQLIEADWDSRIHYEVKSNLSSAQVKALRDAHVVHVQPGIESLSSRVLRLMKKGVSGVQNVRMLRDGEENNLTVSWNYLYGFPGETDDDYLNIIEQIPALVHLQPPSGATRIALERFSPNFDDPSFGFTRRRPADCYSLIYDLPVSELEDMVYLFETDEAGIRDATARRLQDAVIEWSALYYESSLTYRQVNGVLHISDRRANRAPADIIIEQPRDVAAYLLLRRGMTQAALERALIEEALPIDGLDRWIGDMKRQGLIFEEAGTYLSLATLANPARVRIQPAPATEAAVADMN from the coding sequence ATGCGGATACTGCTGGTCAACATGCCCTGGCATGCGCTTGACTACCCATCGATCGCCCTGGGTATTCTGCACGCTCGGATAGCCGCGTGCGAGGAACGGCATGAGATTTCAGAGCTGTACGCCAATCTGCGCTGGGCCGAGTATATTCTGGAGCATGGCGAGGCCGATCCGAACAGCTATATCGACGTAGCCGATCATGGGTTCTTCTACGGCGTGGGCGAATGGGTCTTCTCGTCGGCGCTCTACCGCCAGCCGGGGCATAACCTGGAAGAGTACTGCGCCTATCTGGAGCAGCACGGCTTCGATTCCCGCGCCGCCGCTCGGCTGCATGGGCTAGCGCCAGCATTCATCGAGGAGTTGGCACAGGAAATTGTCGCTCAGGGCTATGACCTGATTGGCTTTACCACGACGTTCCTGCAAAATGTACCGTCGCTGTCGCTGGCTCAGCGGCTCAGAGAGCTCCAGCCGGATCTGCGGATCGCCTTTGGCGGCGGGAACTGCGACGGCATTCAGGGCGTGACGCTGCATCGCAATTTTCCATTCATTGATTTCGTCGTGCGGGGCGAGGGCGAGCAGGCATTTGTCCAACTGCTGGACGCGCTCGGCGGACACGGCGATCTCGCGGCGATCGAGGGGCTGTGCTGGCGCGACAGCAGCGGCGCGCCCGTGGTCAACCGCGACCGTACGATCGCCTACCCGATCGGCTCCGTGCCCATGCCGATCTACGATACCTACTTCGAGATGATGGACCAGTCGCCGGTGGCCGGGTATGTCGAGCCCAAGCTGGTCGTCGAGTCGTCGCGTGGATGCTGGTGGGGCGAGAAACACCAATGCACCTTCTGCGGACTGAACGGCTCGATGATCAAATTCCGCAGCAAGCGTCCGGATGCGGTCTTCGCCGAGATCGATACCCTGGTGCGAAAGTATCACGCGCTGGACATCGTGATGGTCGATAACATCATGGATATGGGCTACTTCAAAGCGCTGATCCCGCAGCTGATCGAGGCCGACTGGGACAGCAGAATTCATTACGAGGTCAAGTCGAACCTGAGCAGCGCGCAGGTCAAGGCGTTGCGCGACGCGCATGTCGTGCATGTCCAGCCGGGCATCGAAAGCCTGAGCAGCCGGGTCTTGCGCCTGATGAAGAAGGGCGTCTCCGGCGTGCAAAACGTGCGGATGCTGCGCGACGGCGAGGAGAATAACCTAACCGTCTCGTGGAACTACCTGTACGGCTTTCCCGGCGAAACAGACGACGACTATCTGAACATCATTGAGCAGATACCGGCGCTGGTCCACTTGCAGCCGCCGAGCGGCGCAACCCGCATCGCGCTGGAGCGCTTCAGCCCGAACTTCGACGATCCCAGCTTTGGCTTCACGCGGCGCAGGCCAGCCGATTGTTATAGCCTGATCTACGATCTGCCGGTCAGCGAGCTGGAAGATATGGTCTATCTCTTTGAGACTGATGAGGCTGGCATCCGCGACGCTACCGCGCGGCGGCTTCAGGACGCCGTGATCGAGTGGTCGGCGCTCTACTACGAAAGCTCGCTCACCTACCGCCAGGTCAACGGCGTGCTGCATATCAGCGACCGCCGGGCGAATCGTGCGCCAGCAGACATCATCATCGAGCAGCCGCGAGACGTAGCGGCCTATCTGCTGCTGCGGCGTGGAATGACCCAGGCGGCGCTGGAGCGAGCGCTGATCGAGGAGGCGTTGCCGATCGACGGCCTGGATCGATGGATCGGCGACATGAAACGCCAAGGCCTGATCTTCGAGGAGGCGGGAACCTACCTGTCGCTGGCAACCCTGGCAAATCCCGCGCGTGTCCGTATTCAGCCTGCTCCGGCGACAGAGGCTGCTGTCGCCGATATGAACTGA
- a CDS encoding DUF5825 family protein, whose translation MMTNTGYPIDLLERPPAQPGLRMTARITREEELDQLLPWLADQAGGAEYTVVWAVDDPEVWPDEQSVGVLARATVPTIVVERPVVLSAEAPRATLAFIRFLRDSLSFGLRVQWQGSADETIDLERLVHLPAPTEDPVDEPFEIWRQLYSFGRMYWRRGPGFVIIRDTRPTVIQARFVLDEAALCETFQRMQVPVRISDLAQDDALAEAAQTLLDEGIALRLDDWCVALPFRMRTWPIPYTSV comes from the coding sequence ATGATGACGAATACAGGTTATCCGATCGATCTGCTGGAACGTCCTCCGGCTCAGCCCGGCCTGCGCATGACGGCGCGTATCACCCGCGAAGAGGAACTCGACCAACTGCTGCCGTGGCTGGCGGATCAGGCGGGCGGTGCCGAGTATACCGTGGTCTGGGCAGTTGACGACCCTGAGGTATGGCCCGACGAGCAGAGCGTCGGCGTGCTGGCGCGGGCAACCGTGCCCACGATCGTGGTCGAGCGGCCTGTCGTGCTGTCGGCGGAAGCGCCCAGGGCGACGCTCGCGTTCATCCGTTTCCTGCGCGATTCGCTCTCGTTTGGCCTGCGCGTGCAGTGGCAGGGCAGCGCCGACGAGACGATCGATCTTGAGCGGCTGGTTCACCTGCCCGCGCCCACGGAAGATCCGGTCGATGAGCCCTTCGAGATCTGGCGGCAGCTCTACTCGTTCGGGCGCATGTATTGGCGACGCGGGCCGGGCTTTGTGATCATCCGAGATACGCGCCCAACCGTCATCCAGGCGCGCTTCGTGCTGGACGAGGCCGCGCTCTGCGAGACGTTTCAGCGGATGCAGGTGCCGGTGCGCATCTCCGATCTAGCCCAGGATGATGCGCTTGCCGAAGCGGCTCAAACGCTGCTCGACGAGGGCATCGCGCTGCGCCTGGACGATTGGTGCGTTGCGCTGCCGTTCAGAATGCGGACCTGGCCGATCCCGTACACCTCGGTCTGA
- a CDS encoding MFS transporter, whose product MGADKLQKIRDPFGLGQQYQLTWMAETINVLGSQVTLLAIPTLAVIVYNASAIQVTTLLAVSYLPSMLIGPLLGLLVDSISLRRLLIISDLAAALTVATVPLLMAFGLDSLLYLYVVGALIGLFQALHELSVQSLIPALVPEQDLMRGNVDLEGGRSVGRMSGWSLGGTLVQVVGASWAMLIDMASFLISAALLWRLNDSSLRQTAPPKLGFQSVLDGLRMFSRSSTLIRLTMGTFTLNLGGSVLGALYLFYVYRELQLSPSAVGVTVTLNYLGAFLGVILARRLVKRMPLSLMITISSAVAGLVLFLIPLASYGNSFIVLLVYNLIFGLVSVVWAVTSVTMRQTIIPHHLMGRVNATMRAIGATSFPIGAIVGGVASSFFGVLPTLYAAAMLASTAWIWFFPPTRWVESAQRDLAGEST is encoded by the coding sequence ATGGGCGCAGATAAGCTTCAGAAGATTCGTGATCCCTTCGGCCTCGGCCAGCAGTATCAGCTTACCTGGATGGCCGAGACGATCAACGTTCTGGGTAGCCAGGTGACATTGCTGGCAATCCCGACGCTGGCTGTCATCGTCTATAACGCCTCCGCGATCCAGGTGACAACGCTGCTGGCGGTATCGTACCTGCCGTCGATGCTGATCGGCCCGCTGCTGGGGCTGCTCGTCGATAGCATCTCGCTGCGGCGGCTGCTGATCATCTCGGACCTGGCGGCGGCGCTGACGGTCGCAACCGTTCCCTTGCTGATGGCCTTCGGCCTCGACTCGCTGCTCTATCTCTACGTCGTGGGCGCGCTGATCGGCCTCTTCCAGGCGCTGCACGAGCTTTCGGTGCAATCGCTGATCCCGGCGCTGGTGCCGGAGCAAGACCTGATGCGCGGCAACGTCGACCTTGAGGGCGGTCGATCGGTTGGGCGCATGAGCGGCTGGAGTCTCGGCGGAACGCTGGTGCAGGTGGTGGGCGCGAGCTGGGCGATGCTGATCGACATGGCCTCGTTCCTGATCTCGGCGGCGCTACTCTGGCGGCTAAACGACTCCTCGCTGCGCCAGACAGCACCGCCGAAGCTCGGCTTTCAGTCCGTGCTCGACGGCCTGCGCATGTTCTCGCGCTCCTCGACGCTGATTCGCCTGACGATGGGCACCTTCACGCTGAACTTGGGCGGCTCGGTCCTGGGCGCGCTCTATCTCTTCTACGTCTACCGCGAGCTACAGCTCTCGCCGTCCGCCGTGGGCGTCACCGTGACGCTGAATTATCTGGGCGCGTTCCTGGGCGTGATCCTGGCCCGTCGGCTGGTCAAGCGCATGCCGCTCAGCCTGATGATTACCATCTCCTCGGCGGTTGCCGGGCTGGTGCTCTTTTTGATCCCGCTGGCCTCATACGGCAACAGCTTTATTGTTCTGCTGGTCTATAACCTGATCTTTGGTCTGGTCAGCGTTGTCTGGGCCGTGACCTCCGTGACGATGCGCCAGACGATCATCCCGCACCACCTGATGGGTCGCGTCAACGCCACGATGCGCGCGATCGGAGCAACCTCGTTCCCGATCGGCGCGATCGTGGGCGGTGTCGCCTCAAGCTTCTTTGGCGTACTGCCGACGCTGTACGCCGCCGCGATGCTCGCATCGACGGCCTGGATCTGGTTCTTTCCGCCGACGCGCTGGGTTGAATCGGCGCAGCGCGATCTGGCGGGAGAATCCACGTAG
- a CDS encoding thiamine pyrophosphate-dependent dehydrogenase E1 component subunit alpha has product MPGTASEAPGNDDQAAMLHLYQTMLRIRVFEERLLTLRSSGEITGVVHPYIGHEAIAAGVCAALQADDQIASYYRGHGHAIAKGVALPRMMAEIFGRETGLCQGRGGSMHLADWQRGFLGGNAVVGANVPIALGLAMAAQVRQSDQVVVVFFGDGATGAGVVHECLSVASAQHLPIVFVCENNSYQDVTRSDQVFASTDLSRWGGAHLMPGVAVDGNDVLAVRQAARDLVARARSGEGPSFLEAKTYLLRFHAQWGTRPLPEYRPADEVQQWATRDPLPRLRAVLIEQGCAATQLEDLARLVDAEVDEAVAFARESSPPGPETAMRGVFTPTSAQPAASEVP; this is encoded by the coding sequence ATGCCAGGAACTGCATCGGAAGCGCCGGGCAACGACGACCAGGCGGCCATGCTGCACCTGTACCAGACGATGCTGCGGATACGGGTTTTCGAGGAGCGGCTGCTGACGCTGCGCTCCAGCGGCGAGATCACCGGAGTTGTCCATCCCTACATCGGCCACGAGGCCATCGCCGCCGGAGTGTGCGCCGCGCTCCAGGCCGACGACCAGATCGCCAGCTACTATCGCGGACACGGCCACGCAATCGCCAAGGGCGTCGCTCTTCCCCGGATGATGGCAGAGATCTTCGGGCGAGAAACCGGCCTCTGTCAGGGCCGAGGCGGCTCGATGCATCTTGCCGATTGGCAGCGCGGCTTTCTCGGCGGCAACGCGGTGGTCGGCGCGAACGTGCCGATCGCCCTGGGCCTGGCGATGGCTGCGCAGGTTCGCCAGAGCGATCAGGTCGTGGTCGTCTTCTTCGGCGATGGCGCGACCGGCGCGGGCGTGGTTCATGAGTGCCTGAGCGTGGCCTCGGCGCAACACCTGCCGATCGTCTTTGTCTGCGAGAACAATAGCTACCAGGACGTCACCCGCAGCGATCAGGTCTTCGCATCGACGGACTTGAGCCGCTGGGGCGGCGCGCACCTGATGCCCGGCGTGGCGGTCGATGGTAACGATGTGCTTGCGGTGCGACAGGCGGCGCGCGATCTGGTAGCTCGCGCGCGCAGCGGCGAAGGACCGTCCTTTCTGGAGGCGAAAACCTACCTGCTGCGCTTCCACGCGCAGTGGGGCACCAGGCCGCTGCCGGAGTATCGCCCGGCAGATGAGGTCCAGCAGTGGGCTACGCGCGATCCGCTGCCTCGGCTCAGGGCTGTGCTGATCGAGCAGGGCTGCGCTGCCACGCAGCTTGAGGATCTGGCCCGGCTGGTGGATGCCGAGGTCGACGAGGCGGTCGCGTTTGCGCGCGAGTCGTCGCCGCCAGGCCCAGAAACGGCAATGCGCGGCGTTTTCACACCCACATCGGCGCAGCCAGCAGCAAGCGAGGTACCGTAA
- a CDS encoding transketolase C-terminal domain-containing protein has product MTMAPPTKVITEQLRANPRLLYFGTYVPPFWTDEFGSARIRFFPIAEHTMVGAAVGAAIAGLHPIVHLNRAAFAFVAMDQIVNQAAKLRYMSGEQFSIGITLRAMTRGGDNLGAQHEQSPYGMFAHVPGIKVVVPSTIEEAAGLYLTAFDDPNPVFVFEAPQLYEWWDRSDGVIEPIPFGAARVWRRGADVTIVAIGVMVREVLTAADRLAQQNISCAVIDPRTLVPLDMETIAASVRTTGRLVVVDEAPPTASMAAEIIAAICDRPELYGALAAMPVRVCGAALPMPFSPALQADAIPNADRIVQVVERLVSGSSSQPVAENDASCG; this is encoded by the coding sequence ATGACGATGGCTCCCCCGACCAAGGTCATCACCGAGCAGCTTCGGGCCAATCCGAGGCTGCTCTACTTCGGCACCTATGTGCCGCCATTCTGGACCGACGAGTTCGGCAGCGCCCGCATTCGCTTCTTTCCGATCGCCGAGCATACGATGGTCGGCGCCGCGGTTGGCGCGGCCATCGCTGGCCTGCATCCGATCGTCCATCTCAACCGCGCAGCCTTCGCCTTTGTGGCGATGGACCAGATCGTCAACCAGGCGGCGAAGCTGCGCTACATGTCGGGCGAGCAGTTCTCGATCGGAATAACGCTGCGGGCGATGACCAGGGGCGGCGATAACCTTGGCGCGCAGCACGAACAGTCGCCGTACGGCATGTTCGCGCATGTGCCGGGCATCAAGGTCGTCGTGCCGTCGACGATCGAGGAGGCTGCCGGGCTGTACCTGACGGCGTTTGACGATCCGAATCCGGTCTTTGTCTTCGAGGCTCCGCAGCTCTATGAGTGGTGGGACCGCAGCGACGGCGTGATCGAGCCGATCCCCTTCGGCGCGGCGCGCGTCTGGCGTCGGGGGGCGGATGTGACGATCGTCGCGATCGGCGTGATGGTGCGCGAGGTGCTGACGGCTGCTGATCGGCTGGCGCAGCAGAACATCTCCTGCGCGGTGATCGACCCGCGCACGCTGGTGCCGCTCGACATGGAGACGATCGCCGCGTCGGTACGCACCACGGGTCGGCTCGTCGTCGTCGATGAAGCGCCGCCGACGGCTTCGATGGCGGCTGAGATCATCGCGGCGATCTGCGATCGGCCTGAGCTCTACGGAGCGCTCGCGGCCATGCCGGTGCGTGTGTGCGGGGCCGCCCTGCCGATGCCCTTCAGCCCGGCGTTGCAAGCGGACGCCATCCCGAACGCCGATCGGATTGTGCAGGTGGTGGAGCGGCTGGTGTCTGGCTCGTCTTCGCAGCCGGTGGCAGAAAACGACGCCTCGTGCGGATGA
- a CDS encoding SDR family oxidoreductase, which produces MIQDAGRGRVALITGGSSGIGLASAAALLNDGYAVMLCARGEERLRQASEKLGNAERCAWHVADMAQPEQAQAAVEATRQRFGRLDALVVSHGVQPEPRSFLELTAQDWQQTLGVNLHGVIAVCQAAARVMVEQGAGGSIVTISSVNGLYPEATLAPYNVSKAAVIMLTKSIACELAPHGIRAHCLAPGWVVTPMTEAHYVPIAGRPLDNPLVGKIGQPDEIASWVAFLVGSGSSYATGEVIVVDGGQTTALSPVRLRRV; this is translated from the coding sequence ATGATTCAGGACGCTGGCCGGGGCAGGGTGGCGCTGATTACAGGCGGTTCCAGCGGTATCGGTCTGGCGAGCGCGGCGGCATTGCTGAATGACGGCTACGCGGTGATGCTCTGCGCGCGCGGCGAGGAACGGTTGCGCCAGGCATCGGAGAAGCTGGGGAATGCCGAGCGCTGCGCGTGGCACGTCGCCGATATGGCGCAGCCGGAGCAGGCGCAGGCGGCGGTCGAGGCGACACGGCAGCGCTTCGGGCGTCTGGATGCGCTGGTCGTCTCGCACGGCGTTCAGCCGGAGCCCAGAAGCTTCCTTGAGCTGACCGCCCAGGACTGGCAGCAGACGCTTGGCGTGAACCTGCACGGTGTGATCGCCGTGTGCCAGGCGGCTGCCCGCGTGATGGTCGAGCAGGGCGCGGGCGGTAGCATCGTCACCATCTCCTCGGTGAACGGCCTCTACCCTGAGGCGACGCTCGCGCCCTACAACGTATCCAAGGCGGCGGTGATCATGCTGACGAAATCGATCGCCTGTGAGCTGGCACCGCACGGTATTCGGGCACATTGCCTCGCGCCCGGCTGGGTGGTAACGCCGATGACTGAGGCGCACTATGTGCCGATCGCCGGACGACCGCTGGATAATCCGCTGGTGGGCAAGATCGGCCAGCCCGACGAGATCGCAAGCTGGGTTGCCTTTCTGGTCGGCTCGGGCTCGTCCTATGCTACGGGCGAGGTGATCGTGGTCGATGGCGGCCAGACGACCGCGCTGAGTCCGGTTCGCCTGCGCCGCGTTTAG
- a CDS encoding sigma factor — MDKTVDDRTLYVACQQDGTDAQADAFEQLWAYLYRIAYAMLRTQRDPASLASDCTQKALIKIHRSLEQCRNPVVFREWTAQIVRRVVLDELRRPEYRRYPAISIDDEHAPWLATSQQLADTTDVRALLHDVIFHGPLSERSRRVVIGRYFAEQTDEVLARAETERAGQEIRPSHIQVTRAKNLAALRRDPALLDRLRELLD, encoded by the coding sequence GTGGATAAGACGGTTGACGATCGAACACTCTATGTTGCTTGTCAGCAGGATGGTACCGATGCTCAAGCTGATGCCTTCGAGCAATTGTGGGCCTACCTGTACCGCATCGCCTACGCGATGCTCCGCACACAGCGAGATCCCGCCTCCCTGGCCTCAGACTGTACACAGAAAGCGCTGATCAAAATCCATCGTAGCCTGGAGCAGTGCCGTAATCCGGTGGTCTTTCGCGAGTGGACCGCCCAGATCGTGCGCCGCGTCGTCCTCGACGAGCTGCGACGGCCTGAGTACCGGCGCTACCCGGCGATCTCGATCGACGATGAGCACGCGCCGTGGCTGGCGACCTCGCAGCAGCTTGCCGACACGACCGATGTGCGGGCGCTGCTGCACGACGTTATTTTCCACGGCCCGCTGAGCGAGCGGTCGCGGCGGGTGGTGATCGGGCGCTACTTCGCGGAGCAGACCGACGAGGTGCTGGCCCGTGCCGAAACCGAGCGCGCCGGACAAGAGATTCGGCCCAGCCATATCCAGGTGACACGCGCGAAAAACCTCGCCGCGCTGCGCCGCGATCCGGCGCTTCTGGATCGGCTGCGCGAACTGCTGGACTAA
- a CDS encoding CHAT domain-containing tetratricopeptide repeat protein — protein MVAIIRNSEHTEETTDQFCDGLTRVSPSQYHVLEAAAILETFDLDTLAALVDEPVATIVPDLVAAGIICTAAPGYRINPSVQEAIYSALQEAPELLRALVGEAARHYAHRLTMAAPPEHAALEATTMRLVERFCELLIQQEPTALATALAELPLHDLRTPRHRYLLWYYRGLSFGLIEQYAASRSELTRLLTEAELDDALRARVLNSEGTFARLQGDYQRARDTFQTSYELWQRLGNPAREGLALMNLGILSYYLQDYPVAERQLTTSLELFRRVENVHWQAMAWTNLGLVARDLGRWEQSLAAFGHAAAIFERDGPLDFFAQVTNNIAEVRLLQGQFDRACADFERALHQMRTRTFAVDAHLGLGLVCQAQDDDAAALVHYRAALEIVQELGRREIVAQVQYRIGHAEQRLHHAAAALHHYALAVEAIEAARATTSDESLQISIMGRWQQVYEAAILLCLEQGDAALAFDYAERARARAFADMLARHTSSLHAADVAPITAREVQALLPPQMLVLAYVSTGLYNPETALLRACDPRVRACLETPSRLLLLALTADDIRGHDCAVNPNVFQAASPYLADGQRFLASNLLRRIYRALIAPAGDLLAPARQVAIIPHGPLHQLPFTALLDDNDEPLLEHGLDLIYAPSATVLFRAGRSRSAGASELCLTVGYDGGTDRNLRHVEPEAETVAALCGGTVWHGHRDIRRQLSAVVGRYRWLHFACHGEFDHDNPLRSWLEIGPGEKLSAADVLADYQLQAELVTLSACRSGLSRVLRGDEPMGLVRTFLRSGARAVLVTLWMVEDTSARLLMERFYAILLAQQPCSDPPTALRAAQRYLRHLRAREVAEWLARNGEAVPQSLSDDPAARPFANPIFWAPYVLVCGGLSTSTSI, from the coding sequence ATGGTGGCGATCATCCGTAATAGTGAGCATACCGAAGAGACGACGGATCAATTCTGCGACGGGCTCACCCGTGTATCTCCGAGCCAGTACCATGTGCTGGAAGCAGCGGCGATCCTCGAAACATTCGATCTGGACACGCTGGCCGCGCTCGTGGACGAGCCGGTCGCGACGATCGTGCCGGATCTCGTGGCCGCTGGCATCATCTGCACAGCAGCGCCGGGCTACCGGATCAATCCGTCGGTGCAGGAGGCGATCTACAGCGCGCTGCAAGAAGCGCCGGAGCTGCTGCGCGCACTGGTTGGCGAGGCCGCGCGGCACTATGCGCACCGCCTGACGATGGCCGCTCCGCCGGAGCACGCCGCGCTCGAAGCTACTACCATGCGCCTTGTCGAGCGCTTCTGTGAGCTGCTGATCCAGCAGGAGCCGACCGCGCTGGCGACCGCGCTTGCCGAGCTGCCGCTGCACGATCTGCGAACGCCCAGGCATCGGTACCTGCTGTGGTACTACCGTGGCCTCAGCTTCGGTCTGATCGAGCAGTACGCAGCATCGCGCTCCGAGCTGACGCGCCTGCTGACGGAGGCCGAGCTGGACGACGCGCTGCGCGCGCGGGTGCTCAACTCTGAGGGCACGTTCGCGCGGCTGCAAGGCGATTATCAGCGCGCCAGAGATACGTTTCAGACCAGCTACGAGCTATGGCAGCGCCTCGGCAATCCTGCGCGCGAGGGTCTGGCGCTGATGAACCTGGGCATCCTGAGCTACTACCTCCAGGATTATCCAGTCGCCGAGCGCCAGCTTACCACCAGCCTTGAGCTTTTTCGGCGGGTCGAGAACGTTCACTGGCAGGCGATGGCCTGGACCAACCTGGGGCTTGTGGCGCGGGATCTTGGGCGGTGGGAGCAATCTCTGGCGGCCTTCGGCCATGCCGCCGCGATCTTCGAGCGCGACGGGCCGCTCGACTTCTTCGCGCAAGTCACCAACAATATCGCCGAGGTCCGGCTGCTTCAGGGCCAGTTCGACCGTGCCTGCGCGGACTTCGAGCGCGCGCTGCACCAGATGCGCACGCGCACCTTCGCCGTGGACGCGCATCTTGGCCTTGGTCTGGTGTGCCAGGCGCAGGACGACGACGCTGCGGCGCTGGTTCACTATCGTGCGGCGCTAGAGATAGTGCAGGAGCTTGGACGGCGTGAGATTGTCGCGCAGGTCCAGTACCGGATCGGCCATGCCGAGCAGCGGCTCCACCATGCGGCGGCGGCGCTGCATCACTACGCGCTGGCGGTCGAGGCGATCGAGGCGGCGCGCGCGACGACCTCCGACGAATCGCTGCAAATCAGCATCATGGGACGCTGGCAGCAGGTCTACGAGGCGGCAATCCTGCTGTGCCTGGAGCAGGGCGATGCGGCGCTGGCGTTCGACTACGCGGAGCGCGCGCGGGCACGGGCCTTTGCCGATATGCTGGCGCGGCATACGTCCAGCCTGCATGCCGCCGATGTCGCGCCGATCACCGCGCGTGAGGTGCAGGCGCTGCTGCCTCCGCAGATGCTTGTGCTGGCGTATGTGAGCACCGGCCTGTACAATCCAGAAACGGCATTGCTCCGCGCGTGCGATCCACGGGTGCGCGCCTGTCTGGAAACGCCCTCGCGGCTGCTGCTCCTAGCGCTCACCGCCGACGACATACGCGGCCATGATTGCGCGGTCAATCCAAACGTCTTCCAGGCCGCCTCGCCGTATCTTGCCGACGGCCAGCGCTTCCTGGCGAGCAATCTCCTGCGCCGGATTTACCGGGCGCTGATCGCGCCCGCTGGCGATCTGCTGGCTCCGGCGCGGCAGGTGGCGATCATTCCCCACGGCCCGCTGCATCAGCTTCCCTTCACCGCGCTGCTCGACGACAACGACGAGCCGCTGCTTGAGCATGGCCTGGACCTGATCTACGCGCCGAGCGCGACGGTTCTCTTCCGCGCCGGACGCTCGCGATCTGCTGGCGCTTCCGAGCTATGTCTGACCGTGGGCTATGACGGCGGCACCGACCGCAACCTGCGGCATGTCGAGCCGGAGGCGGAGACGGTCGCGGCGCTGTGTGGCGGAACCGTCTGGCACGGGCATCGCGACATTCGGCGGCAGTTGTCCGCCGTCGTCGGGCGCTACCGATGGCTCCACTTCGCCTGTCACGGGGAGTTCGATCACGACAATCCCCTGCGCTCCTGGCTGGAGATCGGCCCCGGCGAGAAGCTCAGCGCCGCCGATGTGCTCGCGGACTACCAGCTTCAGGCTGAACTGGTGACGCTCAGCGCGTGCCGGAGCGGCCTGAGCCGGGTGCTGCGCGGCGATGAGCCGATGGGCCTGGTGCGGACGTTCCTGCGATCCGGCGCGCGAGCCGTGCTGGTCACGCTGTGGATGGTCGAAGATACCTCGGCGCGGCTGCTGATGGAGCGGTTTTATGCCATCCTCCTGGCACAGCAGCCATGCAGCGATCCGCCCACGGCGCTGCGTGCGGCGCAGCGCTACCTGCGCCACCTGCGCGCGCGCGAGGTCGCCGAGTGGCTGGCGCGGAACGGCGAGGCCGTGCCGCAGAGCTTAAGCGACGATCCAGCAGCGCGACCCTTCGCCAACCCGATCTTTTGGGCACCTTACGTGCTGGTCTGCGGCGGGCTATCGACATCGACCTCGATCTGA